A genome region from Jeongeupia sp. HS-3 includes the following:
- a CDS encoding sensor histidine kinase KdpD, translating into MPTDQRPDPDLLLAELKADEARAQRGHLKIFFGANAGVGKTYAMLTQARAQAAQGVNVVAGLVETHGRAETMAMLDGLPVLPRRRMPHQGRELDEFDLDAALTLAPALLLVDELAHSNVPGSRHPKRWQDIDELLAAGIDVYTTVNVQHLESLNDVVGQLTGVRVRETVPDHVFDAADDVVLVDLPPDELLGRLSEGKVYIAEAASRAREHFFRKSNLIALRELALRRTAERVDAERSSGGTPTSEGRVMVVLPRCTQPDKLVRLAARLAGRLKTDWFAVLVESPSLARDAAMRARLFAALKFAKSLGAETATLAGREAADAIAVYAREHDVGTVIIGEAPRRWRPGLAAKLLERLPGLAVQEIRIDAPAQHWLAGFSFGARKDGLIAALIGCAITSALMMPLSKLIALPNVVMLYLVSVLLVSVRFGRLAGAMSALLSVAAFDFFFVPPTWSFSVSDTQYLLTFVVMLGVALTISQLSARLRFQADAATRRERRTAALYELTRALSVALTHEQVVEIALAQLAPRVDADVGLALPSRDEVLSHVGGSSVDLAVADWVFRHNQPAGRGTGTLPASPAFYLPLAAPVRVRGVLALTPRGDWMPGPENERFLSTCAAQIGLALERVHFVEVAQEALVSMQGEQLRNNLLSTISHDLRTPLTVLHGLASTLAVQPALDTVSQSLAAQLIDETGRMNELVANLLDMARLQSGEVRLRRDWQSVEEVAGGTVRAMGQRLSAHTLQLDLDADLPLVEFDAVLIERVLVNLLDNAAKYTKPGSTIILGARVEPGYLLLSVADNGPGLPEGQEDQLFAKFTRGVAEGNVGGVGLGLALCRAIVNAHGGSIAVAAAAGGGAVFNVRLPRRPPPPLPNELPQGIA; encoded by the coding sequence ATGCCGACCGACCAACGTCCCGATCCTGATCTGTTACTGGCCGAACTGAAGGCCGACGAGGCACGCGCGCAGCGTGGTCACCTTAAAATCTTCTTCGGCGCCAATGCCGGTGTCGGCAAGACCTACGCGATGCTGACCCAGGCGCGCGCGCAGGCGGCGCAGGGCGTCAATGTCGTCGCCGGCCTGGTCGAAACGCACGGCCGTGCCGAGACGATGGCAATGCTCGACGGGCTACCGGTGTTGCCGCGTCGGCGCATGCCGCATCAGGGGCGCGAACTCGACGAGTTCGACCTCGACGCCGCGCTGACGCTCGCGCCGGCCTTGCTGCTGGTCGACGAACTGGCGCACAGCAACGTGCCCGGCAGCCGCCACCCGAAGCGCTGGCAGGATATCGACGAACTACTGGCTGCCGGCATCGACGTTTACACCACGGTCAACGTCCAGCATCTGGAGAGCCTGAACGACGTCGTCGGCCAGCTCACCGGGGTGCGTGTGCGCGAAACAGTGCCCGATCATGTGTTCGACGCCGCTGACGACGTGGTGCTGGTCGATCTGCCACCGGACGAATTGCTCGGGCGGCTCTCCGAGGGCAAGGTGTATATCGCCGAGGCCGCGAGCCGGGCGCGCGAGCACTTCTTCCGCAAGTCCAACCTGATCGCACTGCGCGAGCTGGCGCTGCGCCGTACCGCCGAGCGCGTCGACGCCGAGCGCAGCAGCGGCGGTACGCCGACCTCCGAAGGGCGGGTGATGGTGGTGCTGCCGCGCTGCACCCAGCCCGACAAGCTGGTGCGGCTGGCGGCGCGGCTGGCTGGCCGGCTCAAGACCGACTGGTTTGCGGTGCTGGTCGAGTCGCCGTCGCTGGCGCGTGACGCGGCGATGCGTGCGCGGCTGTTCGCCGCGCTCAAATTCGCCAAATCGCTCGGTGCCGAAACCGCCACCCTGGCGGGACGCGAAGCGGCCGATGCCATCGCCGTCTATGCGCGCGAACACGATGTCGGCACGGTCATCATCGGCGAGGCACCGCGCCGTTGGCGTCCGGGGCTGGCGGCCAAATTGCTCGAACGCCTGCCGGGGCTGGCGGTGCAGGAGATCCGTATCGATGCGCCGGCGCAGCACTGGCTGGCCGGATTCAGTTTCGGTGCGCGCAAGGATGGTTTGATCGCCGCGTTGATCGGCTGCGCGATTACCTCGGCGCTGATGATGCCGCTGTCCAAGCTGATCGCGCTGCCGAACGTGGTGATGCTCTATCTGGTGTCGGTGCTGCTGGTGTCGGTGCGTTTCGGCCGGCTGGCCGGCGCGATGTCGGCGCTGCTTAGCGTTGCCGCGTTTGATTTCTTTTTCGTGCCGCCGACGTGGTCGTTCAGCGTTTCGGACACCCAGTATCTGCTGACCTTCGTGGTGATGCTCGGCGTGGCGTTGACGATCAGCCAGCTTTCGGCGCGACTGCGCTTTCAGGCCGATGCGGCGACGCGGCGCGAGCGGCGCACGGCGGCGCTGTACGAGCTGACGCGGGCGCTGTCGGTGGCGCTGACCCATGAACAGGTGGTCGAGATCGCCTTGGCGCAGCTGGCGCCCCGCGTCGATGCCGACGTCGGCCTGGCGCTGCCGAGCCGCGATGAGGTGCTGTCGCATGTCGGCGGTTCCTCGGTCGATCTGGCCGTGGCCGACTGGGTGTTTCGTCACAACCAGCCGGCCGGTCGCGGCACCGGGACGCTGCCGGCGTCGCCGGCGTTCTATCTGCCGCTTGCCGCACCGGTGCGCGTACGCGGCGTGCTGGCGCTGACGCCGCGCGGCGACTGGATGCCGGGGCCGGAGAATGAACGCTTTCTGTCGACCTGCGCCGCGCAGATCGGTCTGGCGCTGGAGCGCGTGCATTTCGTCGAGGTCGCGCAGGAGGCGCTGGTGTCGATGCAGGGCGAGCAGCTGCGCAACAATCTGCTGTCGACGATTTCGCACGATCTGCGCACGCCGCTGACGGTGCTGCACGGGCTGGCGAGTACGCTGGCGGTGCAGCCGGCACTCGATACGGTGTCGCAATCGCTGGCGGCACAATTGATCGACGAAACCGGGCGGATGAACGAACTCGTCGCCAACTTGCTGGACATGGCGCGGCTGCAATCGGGCGAAGTCAGGCTGCGACGCGATTGGCAGTCGGTCGAAGAGGTCGCCGGCGGTACGGTCAGGGCGATGGGGCAACGACTGTCGGCGCACACCTTGCAGCTCGATCTTGATGCCGATCTGCCGCTGGTCGAGTTCGATGCCGTGCTGATCGAGCGCGTACTCGTCAATCTGCTCGACAACGCAGCCAAGTACACAAAGCCGGGGAGTACGATCATCCTTGGCGCACGGGTCGAGCCCGGTTATCTGCTGCTCTCGGTTGCCGACAACGGCCCGGGTCTGCCGGAAGGGCAGGAAGATCAGTTGTTCGCCAAATTCACCCGCGGGGTGGCCGAGGGCAACGTTGGTGGCGTCGGTCTGGGGCTGGCGCTGTGCCGGGCCATCGTCAATGCCCACGGTGGCTCCATCGCCGTCGCTGCCGCCGCAGGTGGCGGCGCCGTGTTCAACGTCCGCTTGCCGCGCCGCCCACCGCCGCCGCTTCCGAATGAATTACCGCAGGGAATTGCCTGA
- the kdpE gene encoding two-component system response regulator KdpE has product MSTLSPTVVVIEDEVQIARFVALALEGEGMTSHAAGSVRDGLIAAGTRQPDLVILDLGLPDGDGITLIRELRAFSDVPVLVLSARTQEADKVAALDAGADDYLSKPFGVAELLARVRVLLRRHAKQDASSRDGKVCMGDVEIDLVGRNVRRNDEALHLTPIEYRLLSVLIRHAGKVLTHRQLLLEVWGPAYVEHSHYLRIYMGHLRQKLEADPAQPQHLLTETGVGYRLVL; this is encoded by the coding sequence ATGTCCACTTTGTCGCCTACCGTCGTCGTGATCGAAGACGAAGTCCAGATCGCCCGTTTCGTGGCGCTGGCGCTTGAAGGCGAAGGAATGACCAGCCACGCCGCCGGGAGCGTGCGAGATGGTCTGATCGCCGCTGGCACGCGCCAGCCCGATCTGGTGATTCTCGATCTTGGTCTGCCCGATGGCGACGGCATCACGCTGATCCGCGAGTTGCGCGCATTTTCCGATGTACCGGTGCTGGTGCTGTCGGCGCGTACCCAGGAGGCCGACAAGGTCGCCGCGCTCGATGCCGGCGCCGATGATTACCTGAGCAAACCGTTTGGCGTGGCCGAGTTGCTGGCACGGGTACGCGTGCTGCTGCGCCGTCATGCCAAGCAGGACGCCTCCAGCCGCGATGGCAAAGTGTGCATGGGCGACGTCGAAATCGACCTCGTCGGCCGCAATGTACGACGCAATGACGAGGCGCTACACCTGACACCGATCGAATACCGGCTGCTGTCGGTGCTGATCCGTCACGCCGGCAAGGTGTTGACGCACCGGCAGCTGCTGCTCGAAGTCTGGGGGCCGGCGTATGTAGAGCACAGCCACTATCTGCGCATCTATATGGGCCATCTGCGCCAGAAGCTCGAAGCCGATCCGGCGCAGCCACAGCATTTGCTGACCGAAACCGGCGTTGGCTACCGGCTGGTGCTGTAG
- a CDS encoding MerR family transcriptional regulator, which yields MNISEFAATVGLSADTLRYYEKIGLIDRVTRNASGHRSYGQADLAWLSFLIRLRETGMPIEQMRRYAALRREGDVTLAPRRELLQAHAARVEAEVQRLQSHLGKLADKIALYRRMEADRVHFAAKEHDHEPSPPRQPPLHQPL from the coding sequence ATGAATATCAGCGAATTTGCCGCCACCGTCGGTCTGAGCGCCGACACCTTGCGCTACTACGAGAAGATCGGCCTGATCGACCGCGTCACGCGCAATGCTTCGGGTCATCGCAGCTACGGCCAGGCCGATCTGGCGTGGCTGAGCTTTTTGATCCGGCTGCGCGAAACCGGCATGCCGATCGAGCAGATGCGCCGTTACGCGGCGTTGCGACGCGAAGGCGATGTGACGCTGGCGCCGCGGCGCGAGCTGCTGCAGGCGCACGCCGCCCGTGTCGAGGCGGAGGTACAGCGCCTGCAAAGCCATCTGGGCAAATTGGCCGACAAGATCGCGCTATACCGGCGCATGGAGGCGGACAGGGTTCATTTCGCAGCCAAGGAGCATGACCATGAACCCAGCCCTCCCCGCCAGCCCCCTCTCCACCAACCGTTATGA
- a CDS encoding carboxymuconolactone decarboxylase family protein gives MNPALPASPLSTNRYERGLEKLREIDGHAGEAVIASLADIAPDFARYLIEFPFGDIYSRPGLDLKSREVAVVAALTALGNAAPQLKVHIGAALNVGCTRDEVIEVIMQMAVYAGFPAALNGLLAAREVFAVLDSDSG, from the coding sequence ATGAACCCAGCCCTCCCCGCCAGCCCCCTCTCCACCAACCGTTATGAACGCGGCCTGGAAAAACTGCGCGAAATAGACGGTCACGCCGGCGAAGCGGTGATCGCCTCGCTGGCCGATATCGCACCCGATTTCGCCCGCTATCTGATCGAGTTTCCGTTTGGCGACATCTACTCGCGCCCGGGCCTTGACCTGAAGTCACGAGAGGTTGCCGTTGTTGCGGCGCTGACCGCGCTCGGCAACGCCGCGCCGCAACTCAAAGTGCATATCGGCGCCGCGCTCAATGTCGGCTGTACGCGTGACGAGGTGATCGAGGTCATCATGCAGATGGCGGTGTACGCCGGTTTTCCGGCCGCGCTGAACGGCCTGCTTGCGGCGCGGGAGGTGTTTGCGGTGCTTGACAGTGATTCAGGCTGA
- a CDS encoding DUF3025 domain-containing protein: protein MTHWPAAHFATHPGYAPIRSLLERINRLPDWQDWQLLGSPATNRLGLPLQFVDPDSLTQYYETEIHALGRIATRHNWHDCFNAAVWHTFPKAKVALNALHQRHTHTGPRGPVRDAATLLDECGLIVACSDPILTNALVDHDWATLFQTCRDDWGKRIEALCFGHANYEYLLSPFTGLTGKCWLVPVSDDHFALPLFDRIAVLDAHIAAELDADRLLRPRQLPPLPFLGIPGWWAEQDDAFYADSGYFRPKRRPVSA, encoded by the coding sequence ATGACACACTGGCCGGCGGCGCATTTCGCCACACATCCGGGCTACGCGCCGATCCGGTCGCTGCTGGAACGCATCAACCGCCTGCCGGACTGGCAAGACTGGCAGTTGCTTGGCTCCCCGGCCACCAACCGCCTCGGCCTGCCACTGCAATTCGTCGACCCCGATTCGCTGACGCAGTATTACGAAACCGAAATCCATGCGCTTGGGCGCATCGCCACGCGGCACAACTGGCACGACTGTTTTAACGCCGCGGTTTGGCATACCTTCCCGAAAGCCAAGGTCGCGCTGAATGCGCTGCACCAGCGCCACACCCACACCGGGCCACGCGGGCCGGTGCGCGATGCGGCAACGCTGCTCGACGAATGCGGGCTGATCGTCGCCTGCAGCGACCCAATACTGACCAACGCCTTGGTCGACCATGACTGGGCAACGCTGTTCCAGACCTGCCGCGACGACTGGGGCAAGCGGATCGAGGCGCTCTGTTTCGGCCACGCCAATTACGAATACCTGCTGTCGCCGTTTACCGGCCTGACCGGCAAATGCTGGCTGGTGCCGGTCAGCGACGACCACTTTGCGCTGCCACTGTTTGATCGTATCGCCGTACTCGACGCGCACATCGCAGCCGAGCTCGATGCCGATCGGCTGCTGCGACCGCGACAACTGCCACCGTTGCCCTTCCTCGGCATTCCCGGCTGGTGGGCGGAGCAGGACGATGCTTTCTATGCCGACAGCGGTTATTTCCGTCCGAAGCGGCGACCGGTTTCAGCCTGA
- the tpx gene encoding thiol peroxidase — MSSVTLGGNPIEVSGAFPQAGDAAKPFTLVGKDLADVSLSAFAGKNKVLNIFPSIDTPTCATSVRHFNESASKLANTVVLCISADLPFAQNRFCGAEGLENVVTLSTMRGRQFLNDYGVEFATGPLVGVAARAVVVLDANDKVLHAELVAEIKDEPNYEAALKALA, encoded by the coding sequence ATGTCCAGCGTAACCCTCGGCGGTAACCCGATCGAAGTCAGCGGTGCATTTCCGCAAGCCGGCGACGCCGCCAAGCCGTTCACCCTCGTCGGCAAGGATCTGGCCGACGTGTCACTGTCGGCCTTTGCCGGCAAGAACAAGGTGCTGAATATTTTCCCTAGCATCGACACCCCGACCTGCGCGACCTCGGTTCGCCACTTCAACGAATCGGCCTCCAAGCTCGCCAACACCGTGGTGCTGTGCATCTCGGCCGATCTGCCGTTCGCGCAAAACCGCTTCTGCGGCGCCGAAGGCCTGGAAAACGTCGTGACACTGTCGACCATGCGTGGCCGCCAGTTCCTGAACGATTATGGTGTTGAGTTCGCCACCGGCCCGCTGGTTGGCGTTGCCGCTCGCGCCGTGGTGGTGCTGGATGCGAACGACAAGGTGCTGCATGCCGAGCTCGTTGCCGAAATCAAAGATGAGCCGAACTACGAAGCCGCGCTGAAGGCGCTGGCGTAA
- the gcvH gene encoding glycine cleavage system protein GcvH: protein MTIPATLLYSETHQWARFDDDGLVTVGITHFAQSTLGDLVYVELPAIGRQVKQQEAVALVESVKSASDVNCPLSGEIVETNPAVVDNPEAINDTPYEAWLFRLRPSDLAERAALLDAAAYEKAVA, encoded by the coding sequence ATGACAATTCCCGCTACGCTGCTTTATTCCGAAACCCACCAATGGGCCCGCTTCGACGATGACGGCCTGGTGACGGTCGGCATCACCCATTTCGCCCAATCAACGCTTGGCGACCTTGTTTACGTTGAATTGCCGGCGATTGGCCGTCAGGTCAAACAACAAGAAGCCGTCGCGCTGGTCGAGTCGGTCAAAAGCGCCTCCGACGTGAATTGCCCGCTCTCGGGTGAAATCGTCGAGACCAATCCCGCCGTGGTCGACAACCCCGAAGCGATCAACGACACGCCGTACGAAGCGTGGTTGTTCCGGCTACGCCCGAGCGATCTGGCCGAGCGCGCCGCCCTGCTGGATGCGGCTGCGTATGAAAAAGCGGTTGCCTGA
- a CDS encoding DUF3426 domain-containing protein: protein MSSITRCPNCHTAFNVTAAQLAAHRGKVRCGKCAFVFNALECMTAQAESPADAPVDPTITEAVADETAVTVEPQHGAPHADNAVVAESPEPEPEPEPEPAVDALASEPASAIVAEPATASAEAAPSDYRPIRTIEDDALLAPPAPPSPWRWIWVAIAALAVFVLLTQIALRYRATLSTELPWLRPIYVSACQSLGCEMPLPRHAELLRSDYSELSYVPGRHNLVQLSASLRNLAAYEQALPTMELTLTNEREEVVARKRFTPSQYLVASEKNRSRLAPNDELRAYLQLDLDKLDSSGYSIYWFYP from the coding sequence ATGAGTTCGATTACCCGCTGCCCCAACTGTCACACGGCATTCAACGTCACCGCAGCGCAACTGGCCGCCCATCGCGGCAAGGTGCGCTGCGGCAAGTGTGCGTTCGTGTTCAACGCACTTGAATGCATGACGGCTCAGGCCGAGTCGCCGGCTGACGCCCCGGTCGACCCGACAATCACCGAAGCCGTAGCGGACGAGACGGCAGTCACGGTAGAGCCGCAACACGGCGCACCACACGCAGACAATGCCGTCGTAGCCGAATCACCGGAACCGGAACCGGAACCGGAACCGGAACCGGCAGTTGACGCGCTCGCCAGCGAGCCGGCAAGCGCCATCGTCGCCGAACCGGCTACGGCCTCGGCTGAGGCAGCCCCTTCCGATTACCGCCCCATTCGCACCATTGAGGACGACGCCTTGCTCGCGCCACCAGCGCCCCCTTCGCCGTGGCGCTGGATCTGGGTAGCCATCGCGGCGCTGGCGGTTTTTGTGCTGCTGACGCAGATTGCCCTGCGCTACCGCGCCACCTTGTCGACCGAATTGCCCTGGCTGCGGCCGATTTATGTCTCGGCATGCCAGAGCCTTGGTTGCGAGATGCCACTACCGCGCCACGCCGAATTGCTGCGCTCGGATTACTCCGAGCTCAGTTACGTGCCGGGCCGGCACAATCTGGTGCAACTCTCGGCCAGCCTGCGCAATCTTGCGGCGTATGAGCAGGCGCTGCCAACGATGGAACTCACGCTCACCAATGAGCGCGAGGAAGTCGTGGCGCGCAAACGCTTCACCCCGAGCCAATATCTGGTCGCCAGCGAAAAAAACCGCTCGCGGCTCGCCCCCAATGACGAGCTGCGCGCCTATCTGCAGCTCGATCTGGACAAACTCGATTCCTCCGGTTATTCGATTTACTGGTTCTATCCATGA
- the prmA gene encoding 50S ribosomal protein L11 methyltransferase, giving the protein MPWQELRITTDSKHSEALSDALFDLGVLSVSIEDAAAGTDAEKPIFGEPGEPVDQMWDHSVVVAHLSDEMDPQLTVAAAANAIGIAAPAFEIVTVEDQDWVRLTQSQFDPIPISKRLWITPTWHESPDPDAINIVLDPGLAFGTGSHPTTRLCLQWLDANIAGGETVLDYGCGSGILAIAAKKVGAGETHGVDIDPQAMVASNQNAEQNGVEIVFFLPDAAPTGEYDVVVANILTNPLKALAPMLASRVKVGGRIALSGILAEQADDVITIYSAWFDFATPNEAEGWVCLSGRKR; this is encoded by the coding sequence ATGCCTTGGCAGGAATTGCGTATCACCACCGACTCGAAACATTCCGAAGCGCTGTCGGATGCCCTTTTTGATCTGGGCGTGCTTTCGGTCTCGATCGAAGACGCCGCCGCCGGCACCGATGCCGAAAAACCCATCTTCGGCGAGCCGGGCGAGCCCGTGGATCAGATGTGGGATCACAGCGTCGTCGTCGCGCATTTGTCCGACGAAATGGACCCGCAACTGACCGTAGCCGCCGCCGCCAACGCCATTGGCATCGCAGCACCGGCGTTTGAAATCGTTACCGTCGAAGATCAGGACTGGGTGCGGCTGACGCAATCGCAGTTCGATCCGATCCCGATTTCCAAGCGTTTGTGGATCACCCCGACGTGGCACGAATCACCCGATCCGGACGCCATCAATATCGTCCTCGACCCGGGCTTGGCCTTTGGTACCGGCAGCCATCCGACCACCCGCCTCTGCCTGCAATGGCTCGACGCCAATATCGCCGGCGGCGAAACGGTGCTCGACTACGGTTGCGGCTCGGGCATTCTGGCGATTGCCGCCAAAAAAGTCGGCGCCGGTGAAACCCACGGGGTCGATATCGATCCGCAAGCCATGGTTGCATCGAACCAGAACGCCGAGCAAAACGGCGTCGAGATCGTCTTCTTCCTGCCCGATGCGGCGCCCACCGGCGAGTACGACGTCGTGGTCGCCAATATCCTCACCAATCCGCTCAAGGCGTTGGCGCCGATGCTCGCCAGTCGAGTCAAGGTCGGCGGCCGGATTGCGCTCTCGGGCATACTCGCAGAGCAGGCCGACGATGTGATCACGATTTACAGCGCCTGGTTCGACTTCGCCACGCCAAACGAGGCCGAAGGCTGGGTGTGCTTGTCCGGCCGCAAGCGCTGA
- the accC gene encoding acetyl-CoA carboxylase biotin carboxylase subunit yields MFEKVLIANRGEIALRILRACREMGIKTVVVHSEIDREAKYVKLADESVCIGPNPSPQSYLNMAAIISAAEVTNANAIHPGYGFLAENADFAQRVEESGFAFIGPKPESIRIMGDKVSAKNAMKLAGVPCVPGSEGALSDDPKEILATGKQVGYPVIIKAAGGGGGRGMRVVHNEEELLRSVEMTKSEAGAAFGNPTVYMERYLQTPRHVEIQILADQHGNAIYLGERDCSMQRRHQKVIEEAPGPGITEAQRKKVGEACAEACRQIGYRGAGTFEFLYENGEFFFIEMNTRVQVEHPVTEMITGIDIVQEQIRVAAGLPLRYAQKDVKLKGHSIECRINAEDPLKFVPSPGRITTWHTPGGPGVRVDSHVYQGYFVPPNYDSMIGKIITYGDTREQAMARMRIALSEMVVQGISTNIPLHQQLLLDAEFIKGGTSIHYLEHRMPEIRAILEKLS; encoded by the coding sequence ATGTTTGAAAAAGTCCTCATCGCCAATCGCGGCGAAATTGCGCTCAGAATCCTGCGCGCCTGCCGCGAAATGGGCATCAAAACCGTGGTCGTCCATTCGGAAATCGACCGCGAAGCCAAATACGTCAAGCTCGCCGACGAATCGGTCTGTATCGGTCCGAATCCGTCGCCGCAGAGCTATCTGAACATGGCCGCGATCATCTCCGCGGCCGAAGTCACCAATGCCAACGCGATCCATCCGGGTTACGGCTTTCTTGCCGAGAACGCCGATTTCGCCCAGCGCGTTGAAGAGTCCGGCTTTGCCTTTATCGGCCCGAAACCCGAATCGATCCGCATCATGGGCGACAAGGTGTCGGCCAAGAATGCGATGAAACTGGCCGGCGTGCCGTGCGTGCCGGGTTCGGAAGGCGCACTGTCGGACGACCCGAAGGAAATCCTCGCGACCGGCAAGCAAGTCGGTTATCCGGTGATCATCAAGGCCGCTGGCGGTGGCGGTGGTCGTGGCATGCGCGTGGTGCATAACGAAGAGGAGTTGCTGCGCTCGGTCGAAATGACCAAGTCCGAAGCCGGCGCCGCCTTCGGCAATCCGACCGTGTACATGGAGCGCTACCTGCAGACGCCGCGTCACGTCGAGATCCAGATCCTCGCCGATCAGCATGGCAATGCGATTTATCTGGGCGAACGCGATTGCTCGATGCAGCGCCGCCATCAAAAAGTGATTGAAGAAGCGCCGGGCCCGGGCATCACCGAGGCACAACGCAAGAAGGTCGGCGAGGCCTGCGCCGAAGCCTGCCGCCAGATCGGCTATCGCGGCGCGGGTACGTTCGAATTCCTGTACGAAAACGGCGAGTTCTTCTTTATCGAGATGAACACCCGCGTTCAGGTCGAACACCCGGTGACCGAAATGATCACCGGTATCGACATCGTGCAGGAGCAGATCCGCGTTGCCGCCGGCCTGCCGCTGCGTTACGCGCAAAAGGACGTCAAGCTCAAGGGCCATTCGATCGAGTGCCGGATCAACGCCGAAGATCCGCTCAAGTTCGTACCGAGCCCGGGCCGGATCACCACCTGGCACACGCCGGGCGGCCCTGGCGTGCGCGTCGATTCGCATGTGTATCAGGGCTACTTCGTACCGCCGAATTACGACTCGATGATCGGCAAGATCATCACTTACGGCGATACCCGCGAACAGGCAATGGCGCGGATGCGCATCGCACTGTCGGAGATGGTCGTACAGGGGATTTCGACCAATATCCCCTTGCACCAGCAGCTGTTGCTCGATGCAGAATTCATCAAGGGCGGCACCAGCATCCACTATCTTGAGCACAGAATGCCCGAGATTCGTGCCATTCTGGAAAAGCTGAGCTGA
- the accB gene encoding acetyl-CoA carboxylase biotin carboxyl carrier protein — protein sequence MDLRKLKKLIDLVEESGIAELEVTEGEEKVRITRVNQNAAPTYFQQAPMQMQAPIAAAPVAAVVETAAASLPEGTPIKSPMVGTFYRSASPGAKAFIEVGQQVNAGDTLCIIEAMKLLNEIEAETSGVIKAILVENGQPVEYGEPLFVIG from the coding sequence ATGGATCTGCGTAAACTGAAAAAACTGATCGACCTCGTCGAGGAGTCCGGCATTGCCGAGCTCGAAGTCACCGAGGGCGAAGAAAAAGTCCGCATCACCCGCGTCAATCAGAACGCCGCTCCGACTTACTTCCAGCAAGCACCGATGCAGATGCAGGCGCCGATCGCCGCCGCACCGGTTGCCGCTGTCGTTGAAACCGCAGCAGCCTCACTGCCCGAGGGCACGCCGATCAAGTCGCCGATGGTCGGCACGTTCTACCGCTCGGCCAGCCCGGGCGCCAAGGCCTTTATCGAAGTTGGCCAGCAAGTGAATGCCGGCGACACGCTTTGCATTATTGAAGCGATGAAACTCCTGAACGAAATCGAAGCAGAAACCTCTGGCGTCATCAAGGCCATCCTCGTCGAGAACGGCCAGCCGGTCGAATACGGCGAACCGCTGTTCGTCATTGGCTGA
- the aroQ gene encoding type II 3-dehydroquinate dehydratase, producing the protein MAKARNILVLHGPNLNLLGVREPQHYGADTLADINARLVGIAAQQGAKLEAFQSNREYELIDRIHAALSDGTDFIVINPAAFTHTSVALRDALAGVKIPFVEVHLSNVHARESFRHHSYFSDLATGVICGLGAKGYEYALAFALEAANPAS; encoded by the coding sequence ATGGCAAAAGCCCGCAATATCCTGGTGCTGCATGGCCCCAATCTCAATCTTCTGGGCGTGCGTGAACCACAGCACTATGGTGCCGATACACTGGCGGATATCAACGCCCGTCTGGTCGGCATCGCGGCACAACAGGGCGCCAAGCTTGAGGCTTTTCAGTCCAACCGCGAATACGAACTGATCGACCGTATCCACGCCGCACTTTCGGACGGCACAGACTTCATCGTCATCAACCCCGCCGCCTTCACTCACACCAGTGTGGCGCTGCGCGACGCGCTCGCCGGGGTCAAGATTCCCTTTGTAGAAGTGCACCTCTCCAATGTGCATGCTCGCGAATCGTTCCGACATCACTCCTACTTCTCTGATCTCGCCACCGGCGTGATCTGTGGCCTCGGGGCCAAAGGCTACGAATACGCGCTGGCCTTTGCGCTCGAAGCTGCCAATCCGGCGTCCTGA